Sequence from the Hylaeus volcanicus isolate JK05 chromosome 1, UHH_iyHylVolc1.0_haploid, whole genome shotgun sequence genome:
TCCCGCGCTCTCGATATTATTGTCGCTCCTATGTTCAGGCtgttcttcgttttctttagAAATCGCATTGTTCTTGTTGGACAAATTGGTAGATAATTGGTTCCAATTGAAGCCTGTTGTCCCCTCGGTTGATTCTTCAGGCTTATCTGCATTTTCACATACCGTTGTACTATCTACCGCGTgatttgaaaatgtagaagactttgaaataatactaatagCTGGATTCTCTTCTAAATCGTGTATCATGTTGGAGTCAGGTTCTGCCTCGTCATCTTCTTCGATTCCGGAATTGTCAATTAATTGACTCATAGATCTAGATCTGAAAAGTTAAGCGATAAATTATGGTAACTAATATTTTACTAAGGAATCGCTTCGTTACGCGATATTACCCTGACTGTTCACCGAGCTTCTTTAggttttcaattgtttctcGACATGTTGCTTCCAATGCATCTGACTCTTCGTGATCTTCCGTTTCGGAAAGTCTTTTATCTGAATTATCATATTGGTCTGTACCTTGCAGATCATCGACATTTTGATCTTCTTTTTCAGATGGATTTGCCATGTCACTCCCTACACCTGAATCACCTTCATTTGCATCTATGGATGGTCTGTCATTATCTTCCAATGGATTATGATCATcggtattaaatttaatgttccCATATTCATCCTATTAGCAATActctttgtaaaataataccaaaaatatttctcgtatCGATTAACAAGACATACCTGTTGTTCTACCATCACGTTTTCAAATGGTTGATCAGCCGAGTTTCCTGAATCATTCTCCTGTCTttgatcattttcttttgCCCCAGCCACGTCTCCTTGATGATAATTCTCCGTACCCAGATTAATATTGCTATTTACAACAGTAAAATCTTCCGATTCCGATGACTTTTTAAACTTAAGCTTAAGAGAATCAGAAAAATTCTGCTTctttaatgttaatttcaGAGAACCCCTCTTCTCAGGATCTAACCAATACGTGTTACTATGCTTCTTCTTTATagcttttaaatttgtaatccTTCTCAGAACTACGCGTGCTCTTCCTAAATGAGTATGTATATGACAACGTAGTTGTTTCTTTGATACAAACTGTTCACCACAAATTTCACAATTCAACAATGAAGATGGTGCAgtgaatattgaattttgatcATCTATTTGttcatctgaaataaaatatacctaagaaattacaataaaactaTGCTGTATCAACTGTATTGTCACAACATGCTAGCAttgttgtataaaatttatttaaaaacaaagagGTATCGTAAAGATGGGACATCTAACCACCTTCTCGAGTGAAAATTTCCGAAAGAACGTCGACTTGGTAATTTGCCGCGCTTTCGTATCTTCTATAAAATCGATTAAACTAATATAATCGTCCGTAAACTCGTGTCGAAATTACACATCGATAACATCCATACACATTTCTTATTTCGAAGGTTCGCACAGTGTATCAACGCGCGTTCCCCGTGTTACAACGGATGTAAACAATCGATGCCAATGTATATGCAGCAACAGCGAGTTCATGCAAAATGGTTGTAGCAGTAGACAAGCTAGCGCAAGCGAGATAATTGCCCGTAGTTTTGCCGAGAATTGAAAACCGGACTCTCCAATCGATATTACCTAAAGAACGAATAGCATTGGCTCATTTCGTATTTCCACGAAATTCCCGCCGTAATGTAGCTCGTATCAAAACATATTTCACGCGATAGCATTGCAAACGTCCATAAGCTGTCTTTTACCGGTCGTAAACGATCGTGTTAACTCATAtagattatatttaaaccgAGAGACCAGTGAAATATTGGTGTTTGAGAACTCggaaaaaaagtaagaaaatatttttcgtaaaacgGTTAAACTCGATATTGCTTGATTTTGCTAAGAGAAGGACATAAATCGAGATTTCATTGGaactaaataaaaacgtaAGTTGATTGTGTCACACTCAATATCAATGCACTAATAACAGttgcaaatttttgtattgtcAGTCATCAAAGGTATCCTAACCTTTCAACagttataatacatacattaataatcataatacataatacgaatgcatatgaaaatataaagaaacaaatataaacagtCGTACTAcgatgtatacataaatatgaataaatatttattccaattacGTACTTCAATTCATCTTCCTGAATGTTATTTTCTGTATACAAGTTGTGCGataaaacttatttcttaaaatgaaacataaaccGCTAAGCATGCACTTCAGTGTTTCAGCGATATATCAGTCTCGACAAGTATACAAGTTTTTCTTAAATCTCAAGGAAgtaattcgtaaaaattacACTAAACTTTAATACCACTTGTTATGAGTGTTACATCGTTTGATTtttgtgtataatttatataattgtatactgCGACCGATATCTTGGAAAAGAACATaccaaatttttgtaaatcgtCCACTTTTGCATCGTCCACTTTTGCATCGTCCTTACAAATATTCCTTTGATCGGTAAATCTAAATTCCTCAATGTCTTGATCCAATGGATTGTTCATTTCCaatctataaataaagttaatgtTTACTTTCTGTTATGATACTTTGTAAATACTGTGTAGGATCTGTTTACTAATAACAGCATTAATGTTGTCGTTTGTATTAATTCATGTCATACTTACAGGCATTGTTATCAACAATGCAAATTATCACAAGGTCATCAACAAGCGTTTATCTTGATATGAACGAACGTTCACTGCAAACGCGGTGTAAATGTTTACCAACACACATACAGTAATCCATGTAGCAATTAACAATTCACATGTTCATCACAATTACGATAGGTTTCACTGAGAAAAATCGTTGGAATTCCGTAGAACTGAACAGTGGTAAGACGTACTACCACGTTCGAACGTATCAATTAGCGTTCGTTAATGTTTACGATTGATGGCAAGGTGTTAAATGGAAATAAGGTCGATTAAACAATCGCGAAGTAAACTTTCAACATGCGTCAAACTTCGTTACGTTAACTAGGTAAGGTGAAACCATGAAATTTACTTTCGATGATCGGTGATTACCGTGACACGACGTCAGTGTACatttattgtttacatgtgaaaaaaaaaatgtatcgaagtCACGGTCTCATTCGGCTCATATGAAATTAGAGAATGAGAAGAAACATATACATTCTTCTGTCGTTATTCGTACGCTGATTTTTCTCCCGGGTTTCTTGCATTATGAATTAAGTATGGCTGCCAATTGTTATGGCATGATCACTGCGCTGTTTATGGCACGTTTGTTGTAGCGACATTCAACGAATATAAAATCGGCGCGTCAACTGCGATGCCTACCGTACCCAATCTGAACTTATTATTAGTACGTGTTATATCGAGCCGCCAATATGGCGGCGCCGCGATGAAACCCGCGCGTCGGACAGGATAATCAACTCAATGTGAATTCGTGCCGAACTGTTGAGGCGCGTTCAGCGACGGTTCAGTGTTCAGATGCGTTGTTTTGTAAggacgcgcgcgcgcgcgcgcgaggtAGCGTGCGCCGATCGCTGCAAACGCTGGGGCTtccctctcctctcctctcctctcctctcctctcctctcttcTGTTCCTGTCGTTCCGTTTCTTCGTATCTAACTTCTCCGCTGCACTACCGTCACCACCATTATCCACTTCCTCTCTCCCCCCCTTTCTCCTCTCTTTTGCGTTGTCTTTCTCGAAATCTTTACCTCCACCGGTGCATTTCCTTTATCAAAGATCGAAGGGTTCACTTTGGCTGCATGCCCCTAGTTATACAGGATGTATACGGTGAGCGTTATGACGCCATCACGTATGCCCTTCGAGCTAAATCCAACAAATACAAAAGGGTCGTACAACGAGATGTGCGCTGAAGCTCGAGGAGGAGGGGGAAGTAGAGAAGGAGCCCCAATTGAAATTAAGTCAACCTAACGTGCACTCAAGTATGAGTAGGGAACCAATCCGCTCATACCAAGTACTGCCGACGCAGGCGCAGCTCGAACGTTGCCGTGAAattctctcctctctctcgcTCCCCATCTCGTTCCGTTCATCCTTCCATTTCGTACTAAACGAGCATCTCTTTTTCCCTCTCTGCCCACCAACCAATactcttattttctttttcattgttCCTCGCCTTCTCCAACTATCGCTTCACGTTTTTCCTCCCGTACTCTCTTTTCTATCCCTCCAATGTTCCACGAAGTCTCGCAATTCGTACAATTCTTCGACAGAACCGTCAACGTTAACTATCCAATTGCCACCTGTCATCCATTGCACCTAAATGCCGTTGCAGCTGCGACGATTTACATCCATAATTCGTGACGGTTTTTCCGGTTCCACAAATCATGGCGGCGCTACATAATTCTCCTCCCAACTCTACGATTAAATTATCCGTACGTCTAGATATATTATCCAAAACGTTGTTTTACGTCTACTCGAAATACCAACGATAGAATACCGTGAAGATACGTTTTACGACTATACGAAgattcgtttcatttaaaattatttattattctattcaaATTGAACTATAAATTATGCAACGCAACACTGTAAATAGCGttgcatattttatactttcagATTCGATATGTTTCATATTGTATTCAAATTGTACTATAAATAATGCAGCACAACGTTGCAAATACGACTTTTTCATGGTTGCGTGTTACATTTCATGAAAAGAGAGAAGTAATTAAGGCTTAACGTCGATGTAGTGGTGACCAAGCTTTCGGAACGCAAGCTTTTTCCATGGTAAAGCGTACACCAAACCCGTACACCTGAAATAACTGGTTTAAAACGTACATGAACAAGGCGTGACAAGAATGGTTGGAGGCCAGTGAGAACGAATATAGTAGGGGAACTTAACGGAACACGTCGGAAACGGCCGAATCTGGCATCTATTGATCGTAACAGGTTCTGTGCTATATTTTGTGAAGATACTCAAACAACCCATACTTggaattctatatttaattcaagCAAAATTCCGCATCCATTCTTACATTATATTAAGGCGAAAATCATAATACCGTACTTCGTGTACGTCCatattctttgaatttattcctTGCTTTCTCTTCgcaaatacttatttatttaatatatctttACATGCATGAAATAATATACCGAATTGAACATTTTACTCGTAAATGTTTAGTTTCATATACATTGCTGTTTATTCATCTCTGTACATTTGAAGatcaatacaaaaaaaagagaacgcTCGTAATGGAAGTTTACTTCTGACTATTTCTGTTGCTTCGTTTACGGCGAATAAAGCTCAAGCAAGCAATTGAATATCcgaatatatatgtgtacatgcatgtatatatatatatacacatatatatatttgtatgtatatatatattcagttGACATTCTCATTCCACGGAGTACTTGACTATTGATTTCATCCCTACCATGGTTTCCTCGTCCTTTGGTTGGTAACTCCTACTATTTAATGTGCGCAGTAGCTATGCGCAGAAAGGTAATCGCCTTTATGGAGTAGCGAGTTCATCACGATATAGTAGTAGTGATCTAACTTGATGCAAGGAGAAAGGGGATACTTGGATACGTACGTTGACCCAACATCCCTGACTACACCTCCCCCTCCACCGCCACTCCCCACAAATCTGGTTTCGTTGCGAGTTGCGCACAACTTTCTAAGCTCGAATCTCATCTGATGAGGTTCGTTCAAGTTATGCTCATTGCATGTCTAGTAGGGAGAGAAAAAGATAAAGGTTTCGATGGTGGATCTGGATACCAGAACTTAGCAAACTCGTTCGTTATCAACAAAACCACCGCGATTGCGAGCTGACGCATAGCACGCCGAGTTGATCAGCAAAGCTCTCTGAAATGTTACTCATTTGAATTTCTCTGTTAACGGTAAACATGTTCGAAGCATTCAggaacaaaaatagaaacagaaCCAGAACTTTCCGTAGCACAGGAATCGTTGATATCGCTAGATGCATTACTTAACCTAACCCTGCCGTGCACTTCAGAACTGAAAAACATGGTGGCAATGCAACACTTGGCAATACAGgagatatatgtataccttCATCCACTCTGGTTTTATCGTACACCTTTACAAAAActatttcatttgtacctgtaatatttttattttatttttaatcgatgcaACTTAATTTGTAGAAGAACAGTGTACATGGTTGCATAGtcaagaaattctttttctttaaaatgtttctttatcgTAGTACTGGCAGGTACATCGATATATTGGCAGTTGACATATGAATGCATAAATTACTGATAACGTTTCTGAATAATAGTTTAAAGAAAGCGTAACTAGTctcgaaataattgtaaatatggTACTTCGTTAATACTATCTACTAAATTTTCTTGCACAGATAATTTGCAATCTGACCTCGTTTGTTGACCTCACCGGTTGCTAGGCACCAGTCATATTGTCAGAGGGAGGGAGTTAAGCTTTTAGCGATGTTGCCAAATTGTTTCACATCGAAAATACAcgattaaaatacaatacattacCCCTTTTGATTGTTGAAACAAAAAACTGATTAATCTTATgtacaattacaataatattaatgtaattaacaCTATTTATCTGCAACTTCCTTTGCtacgtatttatttcgtttgagTATGTAAAATGACTGCTTGTATAGGTAGagtttcaaagtttcaattaaatgatacATAACCCAAAATTTACGAGTATAcagtgtattttaattatacgaaaCATTTACACCAGGTTATAGTAAGGTCAAATAATGACATTGTAATtaagcaattattattacttgatttattttgtaggataatataattttgtatataaaatttgtattcaccCTGTACTTGCAACAAGAGAATTAATACCTTCGACCAAGTAACCGAATACAGTACGCATTGCAAATCAGTGCTGCCAACATGTAAAGAAAATACTACGGAAAGTGTTATACTTTTCATAAAACACAAATTAAcaaatgtttcttagaaaGTGTATGAGTTATTTACACGTTCATGATAGCTAAAAAGCGCAGTGTCACATAATAAGCTGCTATATTCCACTTTACTTGATTAAACTTATGTTTATATCGTGCTTGTTATGAACCTCTTAACGATACCCCATAATAATTACTAGTTCCAGATGAAATGTCATGTtgataaaataagataaaaaaacTAATCTTGGTGATTTAAGAATAGAGGTTACTTTAACAATTCGTAAACACTTCTGATAGTACCATATAAAACGCCAATTATCTTGTATTGATGTTTGCAATTTGAGATCCTTTAACCTAATCGAATATTCACATTTGCATAAATAGTGAACTATCAGTGGGGAAAAATTGCCTTTTATTTACTGTTAAATACGTCTGTAGAGAACAGTTTTTATACGATCATGATAAGTGTAAAAacttatatttcatatatgaTCTTAGAATAGTATTAATTGTGTTccaagtattttaataaagataataTAATCCATAATCATGTTTGGTACTTTgcgtaataaatttcaaacagtACAAGAAGGTATATCGGCTAGGTAAAGAATATACATGTTTATAGTTCTATTTGCCAATGTAtgacaaacaaataataaatatattttagtgCCAGTTgcttcataaaaattgaaaatgtaattaaaggGAGTTTaccatatattttacatatagaTAACTTCCTTACTTTTAGTATTCGAGGATTAACTGTTACCGAGACTCCGAAACAGAAGAAATCTGTTAATATCCGTAATGTTAATTACGATGCGGGagctgatattttacatagatATCAGTTACAGTGGAACGAGTTACACGAGCTCACAGAAGAAAATGCAGAGAGAGCCCAAATGGCAGATAAACTTATAGGATGTATTTATGAAAGACTCGAACAAGAGTGGAAAAGTATTACATGTTTAAATAGCACTTTAGCATACAttccaaaaattaacaatGCGATACAGGACCTGATGGATCAAATAGGTATCTTcgtataaattcaatttataaaggAAGTTTAAAACTaagtaatcatttttattaatatcgaagGAACATTACAAGAAACATTCGAAGAAGTAGAAGGTGCTATTTATCAATTAGAAGATCTAAATGAAATGTTGGATTTACAAAGTAGACAGTTGGATCACAGATTTCAATTAGCTTTAtatgaagaaaagaaacttgtggaattaaatattgtaaaaggtaaattacattatatttgggcttaattaattaattaattagtataagaaaaatgttcaaggtatatattaattttagcaAAGTTAGCCAATGAACACACCGAAAGAGTATCCCAATATGAACTCAAGCAACAGAAGATGATGAAAGAAAGACGAGAAACGTTTGAAGAAGTATTCAAAGAGCAACTCGAAGAATATAAAGCAACTGGTTCAATATCAAGTataatcgaaaatataaaaagaagagtTTAATATCCTCTTAAATtcaatgttataaaatttgttgtttttcttttagagtTACCAGTAACACAACAAGGACCATCTTTGGATGACATAGTTTTAGATGTGGATTCAACGAcatttgatgaatttttagaaaattaaaatgtaacattttagttttaagtgttttattcataatgtaaatattttaaataaagagatatatcaattattttttaaattataaaagtaatatgtACAAATCATACAATAAGTAAGTAATAAATCTTATTCtcagaaacaaatattgattACATGAACTATATGTACTGTGTGGTATTTCTTACAAATATCACCTATGCTAAATAGATTaaaagtgaataaataataataataaaaacgtttatttcacatttttttcaataaaatacgattaatatctatatacgattttttattacatgaaAATCAAGAATACGGttatataaatactatatAGATTCCTGCTGGCTGCATCTACAAATGTggataaaattatgaaaaaaagcATATAATAGTCGAAAAAGCATCAAATTCGCACGCAAacaaattagttatttatatacttacatactgtacatattacataatatCGTTTTCTAGGTTATGTTAGATTAGTGAATTTGAACGGATTTTCAGTACTCGTGCCGAAAAGCAAGAACAAGTGAAATTTACTCTCAAGTTCTAAACATAAGTATAAAGTATttaaggaataattaaaatagatacaatatattaaaacaattgcttatatatatatacccgTACTGTTTACTACAGGTATAGTATTAAACTATTCTGAAAGGGTTGTAAGTGACATTTTGGCAGTGAACAGATTTTAATAATcgatttgtattataaaaatatatttttttcagtatttttcaAAGGCTTCAAAGTTAAGGActactttcataaaaatgttgcCACGATACAAAAACGTGAACTCTATCTTAAATAAGTTTCACAAGGGATTCgtaaatgtatgtattgtTACTACATTAATTACAGGTGCATTGTTTTCCTATAAAGTATACGAATATATTCGATATGTACGGCCCCttcaaaaaacaatgaaaatgaaagctGAAGAAGAATTACTATCTGAAGGAAAACCTTTACAACTCTCTTAAAATGacatattaaaaagtttaaactataaatgcaaatgtaaacacatatattataatagaatagtaatcgtaataaaaaaatgcataaGGTAATATCAATCattgttcaatatttcatcaatatttttgttgaatttgttttatttgagaaGTCACAattgtatacatcccttatcATAATGTTTTTCAAATGAGTATAAAAAGGTGTATCGTGAGATTATGCCCTGagtgatttttaaattcgacaTAGAATAAGTGTGctttatattatgttattgTAATTAGTGCATCTTTACCTAAATATATTCAGTAGACGATTTTTTAGTCATTTTTCtactataaacaaaatttaagtacAGGTTATAATAGAAAGGTACTGCACATGTATGGACACAAATACATTCTTCATTCGAGCATacttaaattttgaaacatataaatctttataataattgcCAATTTATACATTGTTGAAtgcagaattaaataaacctaTCTAATAAATGCTTAAGGAATAGATATATGTACATTGTTCGTAATCGTAAAGACCGCGTaatgatataaataacatGTCGGTATTCTTTCCTATTTTGTTGAACACTTTTCATTCTAAGACGTTCACGAGATATTACATAAGAGTAAAAGAAATGTCCTACTTCCTGCTCAATGTCACGTTTTATACagataatagaaatatatttctttttgcgCTTACATTGAATAATTACTTAAAGCAAATCTCTATAAATGGAAGGATAACCTCTGTTAATAACTGAAGATtcgtattataaaatttgtatattaaataaacattttatgtttaatatttacacgTATGCAAGTTGAGTGCACATGATACATTTACAAAGTACATGGTCGATACCGTTAATCGCGTTGCTTCAAGTGTCTtatatatcaatttaaaattgtcacgCACATAAATTTCTACTTATTCATCACAAAGGctaacgttttaaaaatgccaaattttctttcagtATTACCGTAAGTCTTATAGAAGgcaataatttttgtacaccTTCCAAATGTAATTTTCGAGTACAAAATACATCGTATATATGCTGGATAGTTTATATACAAcgtctttttcctttttgtgtAATGGACATAATTTGTACTCAGTTTCTTGATAGTTCTAGTCAACCATACCtcatagaataatattaaaaaaaaaaaagaaattcctaaatgcaatatacatacatttcaaattacaaatgaaaaaacagaaattgatttttatttacatttataaaaatcaatcgGTGTAAGACTTATCAAAGGTTATATCGTATTGCCAGTATGGTACAGTcgaactaaaaattaaatgatatctatgcttttattcgaaatatcaatataGTCGTTTGATATATTAGGAAATAGTACGAAACATAGAGTTAGTCTTACATAGATCGATCTTTAAATTATAGCGGTACACTTTGAAATACTAAAACTtagtaatcggtattattgtTCTATACGAAAGAAAATGAGTTtcatggaaatgaaatttaaaaaaatacaaaaacactgtatttttataaaaaaaaaagatatttcatgtttttcttAGAAATCTTAAATCTACAATCCGATCAAATACTTGCACAAACCCTGTAGCCCATAGGCTGCAACTTGAAATTCCGCAGATAAAAATCTCAAGCAGTAAACGTTTACGTATTATTAGATGTGGGATTAGAATTTGATAGCGACTCTACACGCATCGAATCGATCCTggctacaatttttaatgcagGACCTAATTTAATACTCATGGCTGACATAAGGTGGTCCTCTTTGAGTAACATAAGTGCTTGACCATCGATTTCTTGAATAGCAAAATCTTCTGCATAGTCAGCACACCCCGGTAAACCACGAATAAAATCACATACTTCTCCAACCtgtgcaaaataattttattttgtcatatcgacgtggaaatatatttctttttaggaAATTTATGCGAGCCGTATTCTTACCGTCCACTTTACAGGATTAACTTTTGGCAGTGTTTCATCGACTGAGGAAGTTGTAGTTGTAGTGGACAATAATTTATCTTCCCCATTCTTCTTCATCATGTCTCCGTCAACATTTTTCGATTCAGTCTCTATCAATTCAGTCCACTGTTTCTCGTTACCGTCGCGATCTCTCGCTTCACGTTTTTTGCTGTTTGATTCGTAAGTTGTAATTCctgtttttattcaaatacttcaaaaaattcaagaagcAACGCGTCTACTAACCTCTTCGCACAACCAGATGAACAGAATCGCTTTTCCTTTTTGAACTTGATATTTTGCTCGTCCACTAAAGTACCGCAAGATTCGCACTTTCCAATTTGAGCATTATTTCCGTCGTCGTCACCGGGATAATTAGGTGCATGCTTTTTCCCTGACAGAATTAATTCAGTTTAATACAGCTTACGGTACTAGTAGAACACTGCATGTAATACactaaatttgtttaatcttACTTGGAGGTTCTTCATGGTTCTCTTTTTCAGACGATGAATTAttacgatttaaaatattatttgtgtCTTGATTAACTGTGTTATTTAATGATGTTCGATTAACGGCAAATGGTTCAGATGCtaaaacaaatgtatttataagtATAGGCATAATAATTCGTAAACGTAATAATACATAAGAAATGAATCGAATATATACCTTCTTGTATAACAAAGCCTTCGATTACATGCGTGAGAACTTGTGGTTTGACCATTGCTTTTGGAGGCACATGTTTGCTGTTTGCAGTAACTGGCACTGACACGGGAATTGTTACAGACTCGTCGTTGCTAATACCATTCGTAATAGAATTAATCGTGTTCGCTAGTCCTGTTAACGGATTGTTGCATTTCTCTTCTGTCTTCATAGTTGAATTATCTTCGTCTTTTATAACTATTTTACATTGGTCCCCGTCTATGCAAATGTTTATATGAAACTCATGCtattatcgaaaatattaatcgaattaCATACAAACCTGTCACTTCTGGTTGAGCTACTGTAATTTCTTCTATCGTAAGGGGCATTGTCTCTTCCTTTTTCAacattaatttagaattttcttcgcTTGTAATTGAAGCATTTGTAGTCGATGGTAATACTAAGGTACATTCGGCTTGATGACTACGATCAGGAGATGTAATCATTATGGTGGAATTAGTATTATCGTGCGTTTGATCTGTCAACTGATTCACCATAGACATCGTTTGAACCTGTGACGTCCCGCTAACTATTTGACTACCAATTATTGTCGAATTGATCGCCTAAAAAGTATTACGTTATCGAATTAGGTggcattaattaaatagaaaacaacGTGTATTACCTGTAATGGTAATTGCTGTACATTAGCCATCTGTGACTGTTGTACTTGATTCATTTGAGATGTAGTAGCAACTCCAACACCAACACCAACTCCGCCTACGGATACCACAGGCATAATCGGGCGTTCTCCGCCAAGAACCATTCCAggttgttgttgctgttgtagAGTCATGTTTGCTTTAAAGAAGACAGTAACGGTTGAATATCTGAAAAcccgtttaaaaaattattgtagacAACATATAAATCGTCGTCTTACT
This genomic interval carries:
- the LOC128882593 gene encoding dysbindin protein homolog isoform X3, with the protein product MSIRGLTVTETPKQKKSVNIRNVNYDAGADILHRYQLQWNELHELTEENAERAQMADKLIGCIYERLEQEWKSITCLNSTLAYIPKINNAIQDLMDQIGTLQETFEEVEGAIYQLEDLNEMLDLQSRQLDHRFQLALYEEKKLVELNIVKAKLANEHTERVSQYELKQQKMMKERRETFEEVFKEQLEEYKATGSISKLPVTQQGPSLDDIVLDVDSTTFDEFLEN
- the LOC128882593 gene encoding dysbindin protein homolog isoform X2, which translates into the protein MQGERGYLDTIRGLTVTETPKQKKSVNIRNVNYDAGADILHRYQLQWNELHELTEENAERAQMADKLIGCIYERLEQEWKSITCLNSTLAYIPKINNAIQDLMDQIGTLQETFEEVEGAIYQLEDLNEMLDLQSRQLDHRFQLALYEEKKLVELNIVKAKLANEHTERVSQYELKQQKMMKERRETFEEVFKEQLEEYKATGSISKLPVTQQGPSLDDIVLDVDSTTFDEFLEN
- the LOC128882593 gene encoding dysbindin protein homolog isoform X1, producing the protein MFGTLRNKFQTVQEGISASIRGLTVTETPKQKKSVNIRNVNYDAGADILHRYQLQWNELHELTEENAERAQMADKLIGCIYERLEQEWKSITCLNSTLAYIPKINNAIQDLMDQIGTLQETFEEVEGAIYQLEDLNEMLDLQSRQLDHRFQLALYEEKKLVELNIVKAKLANEHTERVSQYELKQQKMMKERRETFEEVFKEQLEEYKATGSISKLPVTQQGPSLDDIVLDVDSTTFDEFLEN